The following coding sequences are from one Lysinibacillus sp. FSL W8-0992 window:
- a CDS encoding DUF5412 family protein, which yields MATLSGIALVSSIYLYETYFFTFSEIDREFVQKGPGPVISPTEKYTANAYYEPFGGAAGGVNVWVEITNNIENDKVQIIYYSDAKSNFAMKWLDTDTLYILNDEPNFPNSNRSIELKVEKEIYHENGLACKSLLMKDDYETCYQD from the coding sequence TTGGCAACGCTATCTGGGATTGCTTTAGTTTCGTCCATTTATCTATATGAAACATATTTTTTTACATTTAGTGAAATAGACAGAGAATTCGTCCAAAAGGGGCCCGGACCTGTTATATCCCCTACAGAAAAGTATACTGCTAATGCTTATTACGAGCCATTTGGTGGTGCAGCAGGTGGTGTTAATGTATGGGTGGAAATTACAAATAATATTGAGAATGATAAAGTACAAATTATTTATTATAGTGATGCAAAAAGTAATTTTGCTATGAAGTGGCTCGATACAGATACCCTGTACATTCTTAATGATGAACCTAATTTTCCGAATTCAAATAGAAGTATCGAATTAAAAGTTGAAAAAGAAATTTATCATGAAAATGGGTTGGCTTGTAAAAGCTTGTTAATGAAAGATGATTATGAGACTTGCTATCAAGACTAA
- a CDS encoding FMN-dependent NADH-azoreductase, producing the protein MSKLLVINAHPEFDSITSVSLNALRNFMNFYREENSNEEIIEQINLYDDYIPQLDKTIFDAWNKQANKEELTDEQLNAITRMNELVQQFKSANKYIIAYPLHNFNVPSKLKDYMDNILIARETFKYTENGSVGLLNDGRSMVIIQGSGSIYTNNDWYTEVEYSHKYLKSMFNFMGIEDYKIMRVQGSSIINREELLKNAVKEAQQLASQLANK; encoded by the coding sequence TTGAGTAAACTTTTGGTCATCAATGCACATCCTGAATTCGATTCTATAACTTCCGTTAGTTTAAATGCCTTACGTAATTTTATGAACTTTTATAGAGAAGAAAATTCTAATGAAGAAATCATTGAGCAAATAAATTTATATGACGATTATATTCCTCAGTTGGATAAAACTATTTTCGACGCTTGGAATAAACAAGCAAACAAAGAGGAGCTAACTGATGAACAATTAAATGCTATCACACGTATGAATGAGTTAGTCCAACAATTTAAAAGTGCCAATAAATATATCATTGCTTATCCATTGCACAACTTCAATGTACCTTCAAAATTGAAAGATTATATGGATAATATTTTGATTGCTCGAGAAACATTTAAATATACTGAAAACGGTTCAGTTGGATTGTTAAATGACGGTCGGAGTATGGTTATTATCCAAGGAAGTGGTTCTATTTATACTAATAACGATTGGTATACAGAAGTAGAGTACTCCCATAAATATTTGAAATCTATGTTTAATTTTATGGGCATAGAAGATTATAAAATTATGCGTGTTCAAGGATCCTCTATAATAAATCGGGAAGAACTTTTGAAAAATGCTGTAAAAGAAGCCCAGCAATTAGCGTCCCAATTAGCTAATAAATAA
- a CDS encoding RrF2 family transcriptional regulator has product MKYSVMVEYALHSLVYLIDIPSDETIGIKDLAEFQGLSETYLSKVFSKLSKAGIVISVPGVNGGYKLAKEASNISFWDVIRAVEGIKPIFQCKNILKNNVMYQDDEKCQSCTTNSTCTINMVMLEAENQMRVFLQKKTLDWLNQELDSVLSEKMREDSRKYFIKRGTS; this is encoded by the coding sequence ATGAAATATAGTGTAATGGTGGAATATGCTTTACACAGTTTGGTGTATTTGATCGATATACCTTCTGATGAAACGATTGGAATTAAAGATTTAGCAGAATTTCAAGGGTTATCAGAAACCTATTTATCGAAAGTTTTCAGTAAGTTATCAAAGGCTGGCATTGTAATCTCTGTTCCAGGGGTGAATGGGGGTTATAAACTAGCAAAGGAAGCAAGTAATATATCTTTTTGGGATGTAATTAGGGCAGTTGAAGGTATCAAACCAATTTTTCAATGTAAAAATATTTTAAAAAATAATGTGATGTATCAAGACGATGAGAAATGCCAATCATGTACAACTAACTCTACTTGTACGATTAACATGGTTATGTTAGAAGCAGAAAATCAAATGCGTGTGTTTCTTCAAAAAAAGACACTTGATTGGTTGAATCAGGAGCTCGATTCAGTGTTATCAGAAAAAATGAGAGAAGATTCTAGAAAATATTTTATTAAGAGAGGTACTAGTTGA